The sequence CAGGAAACCTATCCGAGGAGGAAAAAGcgtttctcttctgtttcccctTGCAGACGTAGAAGCtggaaaagagcatcagagagcTGCACGCTATTGCCGACCAAGTGGACGCGACCCATAAGATGCTCGCCAAGACCAGCCTGGTGGCCGGCGCCTCAGACGCCGTCCCTGGCGTCTTAAGCATCTTGGGTTTGGCCCCGGTACCCGTGACGGTAGGGGGGAGTCTGATGCTCTCAGCggtggggctgggcctgggggcagCCGCTGCTGTCGCCAACATGTCGACGAGTGTCTTGGAAAATAGAAGCAATATGGCAGCCAGAGGAAGAGCCAGCAGACTGGTGCCTATGGAAACAACGACGGAGTACAAAGCTTTTGAAGAAATAAGGCTGTCTGAAGTCAGTGTTGTGTGCGTTGATAGGTGTGTCAGACTCATCAAGAAGGTCAAGGGACTTCGTGCCTCCCAGATGGCCAAAGCCAACTCTGGCTTCATGGCTATAGGTCAATATGGCCATAAGCCGTCTCCCCTTCTGGAGGGCCAGAGGGCTGCAGAGAGCAGCTGAAGGCTCAGTCCTGTCCGTGAGCAAAGGTGTCCGGGTGCCGGGTGCTGCTGGGGCTGGCTTGTCACCTTTGCAAGACGTGCAAAGCCTCCTGCAGAGCCGGAAGCACCTGGAGGAGGGGGCGAGGGCAGAGACAGCCGAGGCACTGAGGACACTCGCCAAGGAGCCGGAGCAGGAGCTGAGGCAGCTCACCCGGCACCACAAGCTGACCATCCAGGGGCGGGGCTGCCGGAGAAGCCCGTTCCTGAAGGAGGAGGTAGGAAGGGGGTGCGGAAGGCAGACGTGGTCCCCGTCTTCCTAGAGCCTCCCAGGAGGCGAATGCTGGGTCGGTAGACGCATACACAAATACATGATCAGAACTGTCCTTTCTTCAGAGAGAGGACTTTGCTCACACCCCTCAGCTAAATTAggcccctcctcttctttccagAACCCCACTGTTTTCTCTCAAGGCGCTGAGCGCATGCTTTAGAAATCACATATTTCACGTAGGTATTCCCCGTCCGTCTTCCCATACGATGTACCCtctgggagggcagggatgggTCCCCAGCCTCCCGCAGCACCTGGCACGCCGTAAGGGTGCCACAAACCTGTGTTGGACGACCTGAGGTGGCATTCCAAATGAGTTGGGAAaggatttttatttgaaaaaaacgGTTGAGAGCTCTAGCCTCTCTTATTTGGGGACGTTCAATATCCAGctttaaaaacagaagtgaaaac is a genomic window of Acinonyx jubatus isolate Ajub_Pintada_27869175 chromosome B4, VMU_Ajub_asm_v1.0, whole genome shotgun sequence containing:
- the APOL5 gene encoding LOW QUALITY PROTEIN: apolipoprotein L5 (The sequence of the model RefSeq protein was modified relative to this genomic sequence to represent the inferred CDS: inserted 2 bases in 1 codon), with translation MEKACRVILRFEASPHGGDTLSKARGKGHALEANRKWKLEKSIRELHAIADQVDATHKMLAKTSLVAGASDAVPGVLSILGLAPVPVTVGGSLMLSAVGLGLGAAAAVANMSTSVLENRSNMAARGRASRLVPMETTTEYKAFEEIRLSEVSVVCVDRCVRLIKKVKGLRASQMAKANSGFMAIGQXMAISRLPFWRARGLQRAAEGSVLSVSKGVRVPGAAGAGLSPLQDVQSLLQSRKHLEEGARAETAEALRTLAKEPEQELRQLTRHHKLTIQGRGCRRSPFLKEEYSRPGRTRDTEGPGVEREPHASPGMAGRPGEPSGRF